A single region of the Sorghum bicolor cultivar BTx623 chromosome 9, Sorghum_bicolor_NCBIv3, whole genome shotgun sequence genome encodes:
- the LOC8061076 gene encoding serine/arginine repetitive matrix protein 1 isoform X3, whose translation MPPASVAEREDAMKKGMGHQLPAIPAGRLSRARGAALGFPRFPPTKSAADHPHDPSAARRVVPRSPSHHLTPDDAVVTAPDANPHHHHRLPSPSLPPPSSPPSPSRLCSRALRLSGGEMDSADAATPAPLGAWAWIRGYFTPATLFLVVNLVIGTIALTSRATQQRRRREHYYHDDAHGPGHHLQEEPLHPQMEQPGYGHYYHPEQTLYAAPPPPAPLARTSSVLDRLRSLGLYRFRSGEFPPEYAQDVSAPVGEEETTATAHYARSRSEPAPSAREDERRPALPRVKKSGPEVRKSQVAPAPPRVVKAVAEVDDSVEEAGAEEAVGGFRRVPSPLQQEYHYQEDYVPPPARARARAPAAPAPLQRTSSVLDRLRSLGLYGFLAPDQPTAAAPVPATDAFATHGDENRHAHYDRSRSEPAPVQGKKEKKQEAKSRMAKSGSETRKTPAPRPVEAGGECVNARAEAFIDSFRQQQQQVVQHYQEEEYVPPPAPAPLSRTSSVLDRLRSFGLYRFRSGDLGPDLPAAADTDEKEKEQTAHYGRSRSEPAREQGKKTNKQEARMSKSSSSGVVEEAAAAETEQCVDARADDFINKFRQQLQLQRLNSLLNYKEMLNRGGGGGKQ comes from the exons ATGCCGCCCGCGTCCGTTGCGGAGCGGGAAGATGCCATGAAGAAAGGCATGGGGCATCAACTGCCTGCAATCCCGGCGGGTCGGCTCTCGCGGGCACGAGGGGCGGCACTTGGATTCCCACGTTTTCCACCCACCAAGTCAGCAGCAGACCATCCCCATGACCCATCCGCGGCGCGCCGCGTGGTTCCCCGCAGCCCCAGCCACCATTTAACGCCTGACGACGCCGTGGTCACCGCACCAGACGCcaatccccaccaccaccaccgcctcccaaGTCCCAGCCTGCCTCCTCCGTCCTCTCCCCCAAGCCCGTCTCGTCTCTGTTCCCGTGCACTCAGACTCAGCGGCGGCGAGATGGACAGCGCCGACGCGGCGACGCCGGCGCCGCTCGGCGCGTGGGCGTGGATCCGGGGATACTTCACGCCGGCCacgctcttcctcgtcgtcaacctcgtcATCGGCACCATCGCGCTCACCTCCCGCGCCACCCAGCAGCGCCGTCGCAGGGAGCACTACTACCACGACGACGCCCACGGCCCCGGCCACCACCTCCAAGAGGAACCGCTGCACCCGCAGATGGAGCAACCGGGGTACGGACACTACTACCACCCGGAGCAGACGCTGTACGCGGCGCCGCCTCCGCCCGCGCCGCTCGCGCGCACGTCCTCTGTTCTTGACCGGCTCAGGTCGCTCGGCCTCTACCGCTTCCGCTCCGGCGAGTTCCCGCCCGAG TACGCGCAGGATGTGTCCGCTCCGGTGGGGGAGGAAGAGACGACCGCGACGGCGCACTACGCCAGGAGCCGGTCCGAGCCGGCGCCTTCTGCGCGGGAGGATGAGAGGAGGCCGGCGCTGCCCAGGGTGAAGAAGTCGGGCCCGGAGGTGAGAAAATCACAagtggcgccggcgccgcccagGGTCGTCAAGGCGGTCGCCGAGGTCGACGACTCCGTGGAGGAAGCGGGGGCGGAGGAAGCCGTCGGCGGTTTCAGGCGGGTCCCGTCGCCGCTCCAGCAAGAGTACCACTACCAGGAAGATTACGTTCCTCCtccggcgcgggcgcgggcgcgggcgccagCGGCACCGGCCCCGCTGCAGCGCACGTCGTCCGTCCTGGACCGGCTCCGCTCGCTGGGGCTCTACGGCTTCCTCGCTCCCGACCAAcccaccgccgccgcgccaGTTCCAGCGACCGATGCCTTCGCCACCCACGGGGACGAGAACCGGCACGCGCACTACGACAGGAGCCGGTCCGAGCCGGCACCGGTGCAgggcaagaaggagaagaagcaggAGGCGAAGTCAAGAATGGCAAAGTCGGGCTCGGAGACGAGGAAGACGCCCGCTCCGAGGCCGGTGGAGGCCGGCGGCGAGTGCGTCAACGCGAGGGCGGAGGCATTCATCGACAGCTtcaggcagcaacagcagcaggtgGTGCAGCACTACCAGGAGGAGGAGTACGTCCCGCCTCCAGCGCCCGCGCCGCTGTCGCGCACGTCGTCCGTCCTGGACCGCCTCCGCTCCTTCGGCCTCTACCGCTTCCGCTCCGGCGACCTGGGCCCCGacctccccgccgccgccgacacggacgagaaggagaaggagcagACGGCGCACTACGGGCGGAGCCGGTCGGAGCCGGCGCGGGAGCAGGGCAAGAAGACGAACAAGCAGGAGGCGAGGATGAGCAAGTCGAGCTCGAGCGGCGTcgtggaggaggcggcggcggcggagacggAGCAGTGCGTGGACGCGCGCGCGGACGACTTCATCAACAagttcaggcaacagctgcagctgcagcggcTCAACTCGCTGCTCAACTACAAGGAGATGCTcaaccgcggcggcggcggcggcaagcaGTAG
- the LOC8061076 gene encoding serine/arginine repetitive matrix protein 1 isoform X2, whose amino-acid sequence MPPASVAEREDAMKKGMGHQLPAIPAGRLSRARGAALGFPRFPPTKSAADHPHDPSAARRVVPRSPSHHLTPDDAVVTAPDANPHHHHRLPSPSLPPPSSPPSPSRLCSRALRLSGGEMDSADAATPAPLGAWAWIRGYFTPATLFLVVNLVIGTIALTSRATQQRRRREHYYHDDAHGPGHHLQEEPLHPQMEQPGYGHYYHPEQTLYAAPPPPAPLARTSSVLDRLRSLGLYRFRSGEFPPEYAQDVSAPVGEEETTATAHYARSRSEPAPSAREDERRPALPRVKKSGPEVRKSQVAPAPPRVVKAVAEVDDSVEEAGAEEAVGGFRRVPSPLQQEYHYQEDYVPPPARARARAPAAPAPLQRTSSVLDRLRSLGLYGFLAPDQPTAAAPVPATDAFATHGDENRHAHYDRSRSEPAPVQGKKEKKQEAKSRMAKSGSETRKTPAPRPVEAGGECVNARAEAFIDSFRQQQQQVVQHYQEEEYVPPPAPAPLSRTSSVLDRLRSFGLYRFRSGDLGPDLPAAADTDEKEKEQTAHYGRSRSEPAREQGKKTNKQEARMSKSSSSGVVEEAAAAETEQCVDARADDFINKFRQQLQLQRLNSLLNYKEMLNRGGGGGKQ is encoded by the exons ATGCCGCCCGCGTCCGTTGCGGAGCGGGAAGATGCCATGAAGAAAGGCATGGGGCATCAACTGCCTGCAATCCCGGCGGGTCGGCTCTCGCGGGCACGAGGGGCGGCACTTGGATTCCCACGTTTTCCACCCACCAAGTCAGCAGCAGACCATCCCCATGACCCATCCGCGGCGCGCCGCGTGGTTCCCCGCAGCCCCAGCCACCATTTAACGCCTGACGACGCCGTGGTCACCGCACCAGACGCcaatccccaccaccaccaccgcctcccaaGTCCCAGCCTGCCTCCTCCGTCCTCTCCCCCAAGCCCGTCTCGTCTCTGTTCCCGTGCACTCAGACTCAGCGGCGGCGAGATGGACAGCGCCGACGCGGCGACGCCGGCGCCGCTCGGCGCGTGGGCGTGGATCCGGGGATACTTCACGCCGGCCacgctcttcctcgtcgtcaacctcgtcATCGGCACCATCGCGCTCACCTCCCGCGCCACCCAGCAGCGCCGTCGCAGGGAGCACTACTACCACGACGACGCCCACGGCCCCGGCCACCACCTCCAAGAGGAACCGCTGCACCCGCAGATGGAGCAACCGGGGTACGGACACTACTACCACCCGGAGCAGACGCTGTACGCGGCGCCGCCTCCGCCCGCGCCGCTCGCGCGCACGTCCTCTGTTCTTGACCGGCTCAGGTCGCTCGGCCTCTACCGCTTCCGCTCCGGCGAGTTCCCGCCCGAGTAcg CGCAGGATGTGTCCGCTCCGGTGGGGGAGGAAGAGACGACCGCGACGGCGCACTACGCCAGGAGCCGGTCCGAGCCGGCGCCTTCTGCGCGGGAGGATGAGAGGAGGCCGGCGCTGCCCAGGGTGAAGAAGTCGGGCCCGGAGGTGAGAAAATCACAagtggcgccggcgccgcccagGGTCGTCAAGGCGGTCGCCGAGGTCGACGACTCCGTGGAGGAAGCGGGGGCGGAGGAAGCCGTCGGCGGTTTCAGGCGGGTCCCGTCGCCGCTCCAGCAAGAGTACCACTACCAGGAAGATTACGTTCCTCCtccggcgcgggcgcgggcgcgggcgccagCGGCACCGGCCCCGCTGCAGCGCACGTCGTCCGTCCTGGACCGGCTCCGCTCGCTGGGGCTCTACGGCTTCCTCGCTCCCGACCAAcccaccgccgccgcgccaGTTCCAGCGACCGATGCCTTCGCCACCCACGGGGACGAGAACCGGCACGCGCACTACGACAGGAGCCGGTCCGAGCCGGCACCGGTGCAgggcaagaaggagaagaagcaggAGGCGAAGTCAAGAATGGCAAAGTCGGGCTCGGAGACGAGGAAGACGCCCGCTCCGAGGCCGGTGGAGGCCGGCGGCGAGTGCGTCAACGCGAGGGCGGAGGCATTCATCGACAGCTtcaggcagcaacagcagcaggtgGTGCAGCACTACCAGGAGGAGGAGTACGTCCCGCCTCCAGCGCCCGCGCCGCTGTCGCGCACGTCGTCCGTCCTGGACCGCCTCCGCTCCTTCGGCCTCTACCGCTTCCGCTCCGGCGACCTGGGCCCCGacctccccgccgccgccgacacggacgagaaggagaaggagcagACGGCGCACTACGGGCGGAGCCGGTCGGAGCCGGCGCGGGAGCAGGGCAAGAAGACGAACAAGCAGGAGGCGAGGATGAGCAAGTCGAGCTCGAGCGGCGTcgtggaggaggcggcggcggcggagacggAGCAGTGCGTGGACGCGCGCGCGGACGACTTCATCAACAagttcaggcaacagctgcagctgcagcggcTCAACTCGCTGCTCAACTACAAGGAGATGCTcaaccgcggcggcggcggcggcaagcaGTAG
- the LOC8061076 gene encoding serine/arginine repetitive matrix protein 1 isoform X1: MPPASVAEREDAMKKGMGHQLPAIPAGRLSRARGAALGFPRFPPTKSAADHPHDPSAARRVVPRSPSHHLTPDDAVVTAPDANPHHHHRLPSPSLPPPSSPPSPSRLCSRALRLSGGEMDSADAATPAPLGAWAWIRGYFTPATLFLVVNLVIGTIALTSRATQQRRRREHYYHDDAHGPGHHLQEEPLHPQMEQPGYGHYYHPEQTLYAAPPPPAPLARTSSVLDRLRSLGLYRFRSGEFPPEYGAAAAAAAAPNYAQDVSAPVGEEETTATAHYARSRSEPAPSAREDERRPALPRVKKSGPEVRKSQVAPAPPRVVKAVAEVDDSVEEAGAEEAVGGFRRVPSPLQQEYHYQEDYVPPPARARARAPAAPAPLQRTSSVLDRLRSLGLYGFLAPDQPTAAAPVPATDAFATHGDENRHAHYDRSRSEPAPVQGKKEKKQEAKSRMAKSGSETRKTPAPRPVEAGGECVNARAEAFIDSFRQQQQQVVQHYQEEEYVPPPAPAPLSRTSSVLDRLRSFGLYRFRSGDLGPDLPAAADTDEKEKEQTAHYGRSRSEPAREQGKKTNKQEARMSKSSSSGVVEEAAAAETEQCVDARADDFINKFRQQLQLQRLNSLLNYKEMLNRGGGGGKQ, encoded by the coding sequence ATGCCGCCCGCGTCCGTTGCGGAGCGGGAAGATGCCATGAAGAAAGGCATGGGGCATCAACTGCCTGCAATCCCGGCGGGTCGGCTCTCGCGGGCACGAGGGGCGGCACTTGGATTCCCACGTTTTCCACCCACCAAGTCAGCAGCAGACCATCCCCATGACCCATCCGCGGCGCGCCGCGTGGTTCCCCGCAGCCCCAGCCACCATTTAACGCCTGACGACGCCGTGGTCACCGCACCAGACGCcaatccccaccaccaccaccgcctcccaaGTCCCAGCCTGCCTCCTCCGTCCTCTCCCCCAAGCCCGTCTCGTCTCTGTTCCCGTGCACTCAGACTCAGCGGCGGCGAGATGGACAGCGCCGACGCGGCGACGCCGGCGCCGCTCGGCGCGTGGGCGTGGATCCGGGGATACTTCACGCCGGCCacgctcttcctcgtcgtcaacctcgtcATCGGCACCATCGCGCTCACCTCCCGCGCCACCCAGCAGCGCCGTCGCAGGGAGCACTACTACCACGACGACGCCCACGGCCCCGGCCACCACCTCCAAGAGGAACCGCTGCACCCGCAGATGGAGCAACCGGGGTACGGACACTACTACCACCCGGAGCAGACGCTGTACGCGGCGCCGCCTCCGCCCGCGCCGCTCGCGCGCACGTCCTCTGTTCTTGACCGGCTCAGGTCGCTCGGCCTCTACCGCTTCCGCTCCGGCGAGTTCCCGCCCGAGTAcggcgctgctgctgcggcggcggcggcgccgaacTACGCGCAGGATGTGTCCGCTCCGGTGGGGGAGGAAGAGACGACCGCGACGGCGCACTACGCCAGGAGCCGGTCCGAGCCGGCGCCTTCTGCGCGGGAGGATGAGAGGAGGCCGGCGCTGCCCAGGGTGAAGAAGTCGGGCCCGGAGGTGAGAAAATCACAagtggcgccggcgccgcccagGGTCGTCAAGGCGGTCGCCGAGGTCGACGACTCCGTGGAGGAAGCGGGGGCGGAGGAAGCCGTCGGCGGTTTCAGGCGGGTCCCGTCGCCGCTCCAGCAAGAGTACCACTACCAGGAAGATTACGTTCCTCCtccggcgcgggcgcgggcgcgggcgccagCGGCACCGGCCCCGCTGCAGCGCACGTCGTCCGTCCTGGACCGGCTCCGCTCGCTGGGGCTCTACGGCTTCCTCGCTCCCGACCAAcccaccgccgccgcgccaGTTCCAGCGACCGATGCCTTCGCCACCCACGGGGACGAGAACCGGCACGCGCACTACGACAGGAGCCGGTCCGAGCCGGCACCGGTGCAgggcaagaaggagaagaagcaggAGGCGAAGTCAAGAATGGCAAAGTCGGGCTCGGAGACGAGGAAGACGCCCGCTCCGAGGCCGGTGGAGGCCGGCGGCGAGTGCGTCAACGCGAGGGCGGAGGCATTCATCGACAGCTtcaggcagcaacagcagcaggtgGTGCAGCACTACCAGGAGGAGGAGTACGTCCCGCCTCCAGCGCCCGCGCCGCTGTCGCGCACGTCGTCCGTCCTGGACCGCCTCCGCTCCTTCGGCCTCTACCGCTTCCGCTCCGGCGACCTGGGCCCCGacctccccgccgccgccgacacggacgagaaggagaaggagcagACGGCGCACTACGGGCGGAGCCGGTCGGAGCCGGCGCGGGAGCAGGGCAAGAAGACGAACAAGCAGGAGGCGAGGATGAGCAAGTCGAGCTCGAGCGGCGTcgtggaggaggcggcggcggcggagacggAGCAGTGCGTGGACGCGCGCGCGGACGACTTCATCAACAagttcaggcaacagctgcagctgcagcggcTCAACTCGCTGCTCAACTACAAGGAGATGCTcaaccgcggcggcggcggcggcaagcaGTAG